A single genomic interval of Melanotaenia boesemani isolate fMelBoe1 chromosome 4, fMelBoe1.pri, whole genome shotgun sequence harbors:
- the ufsp2 gene encoding ufm1-specific protease 2 isoform X2 yields MNKRVVESGQQKRKVKKNVIKLCLMMDVTKPGPLSAPIASKTVQKSHFLSATLPMDCVVRPSCNDTIKDTCEKLVEALTHQLCEMEKVTLQYMRGTTLFIPEPLHFNLPEPKGLVTVVFPAGVPDRELETQRRELHHQFELPDDRPYFRRANVYHFPNEPYKDGYLRNPHMFLTHPTLDNGKLYLVQGTYSYHHYMQDHVDDNGWGCAYRSLQTICSWFQQQGYVELPVPSHKEIQQALVDVGDKQASFVGSRQWIGSIEVQAVLSHLLGITSKIMFVSQGSELASKGRELANHFLTEGTPVMIGGGVLAHTILGVAWSETTGQIRYLILDPHYTGAEDLQVITDKGWCGWKGPDFWDQTAYYNLCLPQRLRII; encoded by the exons ATGAACAAGAGAGTGGTGGAAAGTGgtcaacaaaaaagaaaagtaaaaaag AATGTCATAAAGCTTTGCCTGATGATGGACGTGACGAAGCCAGGCCCTCTCTCTGCACCGATCGCTAGCAAAACGGTCCAGAAATCCCATTTTCTGTCTGCAACTCTTCCTATGGACTGTGTTGTGCGTCCGAGCTGCAATGACACAATCAAAGA caCTTGTGAAAAACTGGTGGAGGCGCTAACTCACCAGCTGTGTGAGATGGAGAAGGTGACCCTGCAGTACATGAGGGGAACAACTCTGTTTATACCTGAGCCGCTCCACTTTAATCTTCCAGAGCCAAAAGGGCTGGTGACAGTGGTTTTTCCAGCAGGAGTTCCTGATAGAGAATTAGAGACACAACGCAGA GAGTTGCATCATCAGTTTGAACTCCCAGATGACAGACCTTACTTCAGAAGAGCCAATGTTTACCACTTTCCTAATGAGCCCTATAAAGACGGTTATCTCAGAAACCCTCATATGTTTCTCACACATCCTACCTTGGATAATGGGAAG TTGTACTTGGTCCAAGGAACCTACAGCTACCACCACTACATGCAGGACCATGTAGATGACAATGGCTGGGGCTGTGCTTATCGCTCCCTGCAGACTATCTGTTCCTGGTTCCAGCAGCAAGGTTATGTAGAGCTGCCTGTGCCCAGTCACAAGGAGATCCAACAG GCTTTAGTGGATGTTGGTGACAAGCAGGCATCCTTTGTGGGATCACGTCAGTGGATCGGATCCATCGAGGTTCAGGCTGTTCTGAGCCATCTGCTTGGGATCACTTCCAAGATCATGTTTGTGAG TCAAGGATCTGAGTTGGCATCTAAAGGCAGAGAACTGGCAAACCACTTCCTTACTGAAGGAACACCTGTAATGATTG gtggaggagtttTGGCTCATACTATCCTGGGTGTGGCATGGAGCGAGACCACTGGGCAGATTCGCTATCTCATTTTAGATCCACATTACACAGGAGCAGAAGACCTACAAGTTATCACAGACAAG GGCTGGTGTGGCTGGAAAGGACCTGATTTTTGGGATCAAACTGCATATTATAATCTCTGTTTGCCTCAAAGGCTGAGGATCATCTGA
- the cfap97 gene encoding cilia- and flagella-associated protein 97 isoform X2: MLLGKTAMFNASELEGEVDHSFFDSDCDNSTRDGGEKTEKGLEAKKQSPTAHQRSPAKNYESTDDGLSSRTERSDKHLKQVEKNKRSRVSAVSPVSYTSDKVISDESDSENDSDVHSKRPGRTFLSLLADGQEGYDVYNQTPNEMEEKALTFSANQKRKNEQSTRKLVKSRHIRNQSPSSAEASADADSESSCSSRRSNLGSPTLLKSTKSSSHPGVRRTRLGSAGSRDVLNSSTDESDDTVTDVSPLSSPESSRLQSLDLNNSEVEEESHEEQLQESMLSSGLNNMKQEEDSYQDMDERSLSLESHLGHELVFHCPGRRYRKNYSFTNDEVWRIDRENKRLLCELSRLSPGSRPGSTARKKIHVASNTPPIRLSHSALNRKREQQRIEQENLTFLKRLESVKPTQGLSRSEQLADYQRQAEYLGRSSCPIHRSTTRKEKDSSRTSLGSFNRSQDSEHQSSFIF; encoded by the exons ATGTTATTGGGGAAGACTGCCATGTTCAACGCCAGTGAATTAGAAGGTGAAGTAGATCACTCATTTTTTGACAGTGATTGTGATAATAGCACCAGAGATGGAGGGGAGAAGACAGAGAAAGGCTTGGAAGCTAAAAAGCAGAGTCCAACTGCACATCAGAGGTCACCAGCAAAAAATTATGAAAGTACAGATGATGGTCTATCCTCAAGAACAGAAAGGTCGGACAAACACCTGAAGCAAGTGGAGAAGAACAAGAGGAGCAGAGTATCTGCTGTATCACCTGTTTCCTATACATCAGATAAGGTCATAAGTGATGAAAGTGATAGTGAGAATGATTCTGATGTGCATTCAAAAAGACCTGGTAGAACATTTCTGTCTCTCTTGGCTGACGGACAAGAGGGATATGATGTCTACAACCAGACTCCAAATGAGATGGAGGAAAAAGCATTAACATTCAGTGCCaatcaaaaaaggaaaaatgagcaATCCACTAGAAAACTGGTGAAAAGTCGACACATCCGCAATCAATCTCCCTCCTCAGCAGAGGCCAGTGCAGACGCCGACTCGGAGAGCTCCTGCAGTAGTAGAAGGAGTAACTTAGGGTCCCCCACCCTACTCAAATCCACTAAGTCTTCTTCGCATCCTGGAGTAAGAAGGACCAGATTGGGCTCAGCAGGATCTAGGGATGTCCTCAATTCAAGCACTGATGAGTCAGATGACACAGTAACAGACGTGAgccccctctcctctcctgaATCAAGCCGTCTCCAATCACTGGATTTGAACAACTCAGAGGTGGAAGAGGAAAGCCATGAAGAGCAGCTGCAGGAGAGTATGCTCTCCAGTGGCCTCAACAACATGAAACAGGAAGAGGATTCATATCAGGACATGGATGAGC GTTCCCTCAGTTTAGAAAGTCATCTTGGGCATGAACTGGTTTTCCACTGTCCTGGAAGGAGATATAGGAAGAACTATTCATTTACCAATGATGAGGTCTGGCGCATAGATCGAGAGAATAAGCGACTTCTGTGTGAGCTGTCACGCCTTTCTCCAGGATCCAGACCAGGAAGTACAGCAAGGAAGAAAATCCACGTGGCTAGTAACACACCTCCGATTCGCCTCTCTCACAGTGCACTTAACAGGAAGCGTGAACAGCAACGCATTGAGCAGGAGAATCTG ACTTTTCTAAAGAGACTGGAGTCTGTCAAGCCCACGCAAGGCCTTAGCCGTTCGGAACAATTGGCAGACTACCAACGCCAAGCGGAATACCTGGGACGTTCATCATGTCCCATTCATAGATCCACCACCAGAAAGGAGAAGGATAGCAGCAGGACATCCTTAGGTAG cttcaaCAGGTCACAGGATAGTGAGCACCAGAGcagcttcatcttctga
- the cfap97 gene encoding cilia- and flagella-associated protein 97 isoform X1, whose amino-acid sequence MLLGKTAMFNASELEGEVDHSFFDSDCDNSTRDGGEKTEKGLEAKKQSPTAHQRSPAKNYESTDDGLSSRTERSDKHLKQVEKNKRSRVSAVSPVSYTSDKVISDESDSENDSDVHSKRPGRTFLSLLADGQEGYDVYNQTPNEMEEKALTFSANQKRKNEQSTRKLVKSRHIRNQSPSSAEASADADSESSCSSRRSNLGSPTLLKSTKSSSHPGVRRTRLGSAGSRDVLNSSTDESDDTVTDVSPLSSPESSRLQSLDLNNSEVEEESHEEQLQESMLSSGLNNMKQEEDSYQDMDERSLSLESHLGHELVFHCPGRRYRKNYSFTNDEVWRIDRENKRLLCELSRLSPGSRPGSTARKKIHVASNTPPIRLSHSALNRKREQQRIEQENLTFLKRLESVKPTQGLSRSEQLADYQRQAEYLGRSSCPIHRSTTRKEKDSSRTSLASTGHRIVSTRAASSSDSSSTPLPRSKKLNAARPAWC is encoded by the exons ATGTTATTGGGGAAGACTGCCATGTTCAACGCCAGTGAATTAGAAGGTGAAGTAGATCACTCATTTTTTGACAGTGATTGTGATAATAGCACCAGAGATGGAGGGGAGAAGACAGAGAAAGGCTTGGAAGCTAAAAAGCAGAGTCCAACTGCACATCAGAGGTCACCAGCAAAAAATTATGAAAGTACAGATGATGGTCTATCCTCAAGAACAGAAAGGTCGGACAAACACCTGAAGCAAGTGGAGAAGAACAAGAGGAGCAGAGTATCTGCTGTATCACCTGTTTCCTATACATCAGATAAGGTCATAAGTGATGAAAGTGATAGTGAGAATGATTCTGATGTGCATTCAAAAAGACCTGGTAGAACATTTCTGTCTCTCTTGGCTGACGGACAAGAGGGATATGATGTCTACAACCAGACTCCAAATGAGATGGAGGAAAAAGCATTAACATTCAGTGCCaatcaaaaaaggaaaaatgagcaATCCACTAGAAAACTGGTGAAAAGTCGACACATCCGCAATCAATCTCCCTCCTCAGCAGAGGCCAGTGCAGACGCCGACTCGGAGAGCTCCTGCAGTAGTAGAAGGAGTAACTTAGGGTCCCCCACCCTACTCAAATCCACTAAGTCTTCTTCGCATCCTGGAGTAAGAAGGACCAGATTGGGCTCAGCAGGATCTAGGGATGTCCTCAATTCAAGCACTGATGAGTCAGATGACACAGTAACAGACGTGAgccccctctcctctcctgaATCAAGCCGTCTCCAATCACTGGATTTGAACAACTCAGAGGTGGAAGAGGAAAGCCATGAAGAGCAGCTGCAGGAGAGTATGCTCTCCAGTGGCCTCAACAACATGAAACAGGAAGAGGATTCATATCAGGACATGGATGAGC GTTCCCTCAGTTTAGAAAGTCATCTTGGGCATGAACTGGTTTTCCACTGTCCTGGAAGGAGATATAGGAAGAACTATTCATTTACCAATGATGAGGTCTGGCGCATAGATCGAGAGAATAAGCGACTTCTGTGTGAGCTGTCACGCCTTTCTCCAGGATCCAGACCAGGAAGTACAGCAAGGAAGAAAATCCACGTGGCTAGTAACACACCTCCGATTCGCCTCTCTCACAGTGCACTTAACAGGAAGCGTGAACAGCAACGCATTGAGCAGGAGAATCTG ACTTTTCTAAAGAGACTGGAGTCTGTCAAGCCCACGCAAGGCCTTAGCCGTTCGGAACAATTGGCAGACTACCAACGCCAAGCGGAATACCTGGGACGTTCATCATGTCCCATTCATAGATCCACCACCAGAAAGGAGAAGGATAGCAGCAGGACATCCTTAG cttcaaCAGGTCACAGGATAGTGAGCACCAGAGcagcttcatcttctgactcCAGCAGCACACCTCTACCCAGGTcaaaaaaactgaatgcagcCCGACCAGCCTGGTGTTGA
- the ufsp2 gene encoding ufm1-specific protease 2 isoform X1, protein MVVVDSDSVTVFRLKGLLELRCHLDTTDALLMQKVISRTFETLRLQVKSESCVLAVCDSPVIIWPNKGIYGEIPPSTLCEDVHQWIQLDEQESGGKWSTKKKSKKGLSVNVIKLCLMMDVTKPGPLSAPIASKTVQKSHFLSATLPMDCVVRPSCNDTIKDTCEKLVEALTHQLCEMEKVTLQYMRGTTLFIPEPLHFNLPEPKGLVTVVFPAGVPDRELETQRRELHHQFELPDDRPYFRRANVYHFPNEPYKDGYLRNPHMFLTHPTLDNGKLYLVQGTYSYHHYMQDHVDDNGWGCAYRSLQTICSWFQQQGYVELPVPSHKEIQQALVDVGDKQASFVGSRQWIGSIEVQAVLSHLLGITSKIMFVSQGSELASKGRELANHFLTEGTPVMIGGGVLAHTILGVAWSETTGQIRYLILDPHYTGAEDLQVITDKGWCGWKGPDFWDQTAYYNLCLPQRLRII, encoded by the exons ATG GTAGTTGTTGACTCCGACAGTGTGACCGTATTTCGACTTAAGGGGCTGCTGGAACTGAGATGTCACCTGGACACCACAGATG CACTACTTATGCAGAAGGTAATCTCAAGGACGTTTGAGACCCTTCGCTTGCAGGTGAAATCGGAGTCCTGTGTTCTTGCAGTGTGTGACAGTCCTGTCATTATTTGGCCAAACAAAGGTATTTATGGAGAAATACCCCCAAGTACACTATGTGAAGATGTACATCAGTGGATACA acTAGATGAACAAGAGAGTGGTGGAAAGTGgtcaacaaaaaagaaaagtaaaaaaggtTTGTCAGTG AATGTCATAAAGCTTTGCCTGATGATGGACGTGACGAAGCCAGGCCCTCTCTCTGCACCGATCGCTAGCAAAACGGTCCAGAAATCCCATTTTCTGTCTGCAACTCTTCCTATGGACTGTGTTGTGCGTCCGAGCTGCAATGACACAATCAAAGA caCTTGTGAAAAACTGGTGGAGGCGCTAACTCACCAGCTGTGTGAGATGGAGAAGGTGACCCTGCAGTACATGAGGGGAACAACTCTGTTTATACCTGAGCCGCTCCACTTTAATCTTCCAGAGCCAAAAGGGCTGGTGACAGTGGTTTTTCCAGCAGGAGTTCCTGATAGAGAATTAGAGACACAACGCAGA GAGTTGCATCATCAGTTTGAACTCCCAGATGACAGACCTTACTTCAGAAGAGCCAATGTTTACCACTTTCCTAATGAGCCCTATAAAGACGGTTATCTCAGAAACCCTCATATGTTTCTCACACATCCTACCTTGGATAATGGGAAG TTGTACTTGGTCCAAGGAACCTACAGCTACCACCACTACATGCAGGACCATGTAGATGACAATGGCTGGGGCTGTGCTTATCGCTCCCTGCAGACTATCTGTTCCTGGTTCCAGCAGCAAGGTTATGTAGAGCTGCCTGTGCCCAGTCACAAGGAGATCCAACAG GCTTTAGTGGATGTTGGTGACAAGCAGGCATCCTTTGTGGGATCACGTCAGTGGATCGGATCCATCGAGGTTCAGGCTGTTCTGAGCCATCTGCTTGGGATCACTTCCAAGATCATGTTTGTGAG TCAAGGATCTGAGTTGGCATCTAAAGGCAGAGAACTGGCAAACCACTTCCTTACTGAAGGAACACCTGTAATGATTG gtggaggagtttTGGCTCATACTATCCTGGGTGTGGCATGGAGCGAGACCACTGGGCAGATTCGCTATCTCATTTTAGATCCACATTACACAGGAGCAGAAGACCTACAAGTTATCACAGACAAG GGCTGGTGTGGCTGGAAAGGACCTGATTTTTGGGATCAAACTGCATATTATAATCTCTGTTTGCCTCAAAGGCTGAGGATCATCTGA